From a region of the Asterias amurensis chromosome 2, ASM3211899v1 genome:
- the LOC139951305 gene encoding large ribosomal subunit protein eL20-like, translating into MKAKGQLKEYHVIGRRVPTDKVRIPALYKMRIFASDHVSAKSRFWYFIKKLKKIKKTRGEIVSCRKIYETKPTKIKNFGIWLRYDSRSGSHNMYREYRDLTTAGAVTQCYRDMGARHRARASCIQIMKVETVSAKKCRRPNIKQFHNSKIKFPLPHRTQRTYRPIFTTRRPNTCFN; encoded by the exons ATGAAGGCTAAGGGACAG CTGAAGGAGTACCATGTGATTGGTCGGAGGGTGCCCACCGATAAGGTGCGCATTCCTGCCCTCTACAAGATGCGCATCTTTGCATCAGACCATGTGTCCGCCAAGTCTCGCTTTTGGTACTTCATCAAGAAACTGAAGAAAATCAAGAAGACCAGAGGGGAAATCGTCTCCTGTCGGAAG ATCTACGAGACCAAGCCAACAAAGATAAAGAATTTCGGCATCTGGCTTCGATATGACTCTAGGAGTGGATCCCACAACATGTACAGAGAGTACCGTGATCTGACCACTGCTGGGGCTGTCACACAATGCT aCCGTGACATGGGTGCTCGTCACAGAGCAAGGGCCTCCTGTATCCAGATCATGAAGGTGGAGACAGTATCTGCCAAGAAATGCAGACGTCCTAACATCAAGCAGTTCCAT aactccaAGATCAAGTTCCCACTGCCTCATCGTACACAGCGTACATACAGGCCCATCTTTACCACAAGAAGGCCCAACACCTGCTTCAACTAA